From the Carya illinoinensis cultivar Pawnee chromosome 4, C.illinoinensisPawnee_v1, whole genome shotgun sequence genome, one window contains:
- the LOC122306247 gene encoding uncharacterized protein LOC122306247 has product MDGVIATYSVDDEVKAEDFIKEVTYTVLFNEAECEAKCLCGLFEMQGIICRHILAIFLARKRLETVRYKRLLKICYEVITNACTEDGHTEDMVSKLYAMNEVYCTSKPHNIDSSVGVSTVNAATEGSSKKMLSPHVVRGKGRPPCKRRMSTMEEQIRKKKTKVVRKKGDKGKSRLRHRLDIELLESSRNPLCGHKENAQTPVMVDQESVQQEMMGTQESMQLEMDGT; this is encoded by the exons ATGGATGGAGTAATCGCAACTTACTCGGTTGATGATGAAGTTAAGGCTGAAGATTTCATTAAGGAGGTTACTTATACTGTTTTGTTTAATGAGGCCGAGTGTGAGGCGAAGTGTCTTTGTGGGTTGTTTGAGATGCAAGGGATAATATGTAGACATATTCTTGCCATCTTTTTAGCACGGAAA AGGCTAGAAACTGTTAGGTATAAACGTCTACTGAAGATTTGTTATGAGGTAATAACAAATGCTTGTACTGAAGATGGGCATACTGAAGATATGGTATCAAAGTTGTATGCGATGAATGAGGTATACTGCACCTCGAAGCCCCACAACATAGATTCCAGTGTTGGAGTAAGTACTGTGAATGCAGCCACGGAAGGAAGTTCGAAAAAGATGCTAAGCCCCCATGTTGTTAGAGGCAAGGGAAGACCCCCATGTAAGAGGAGGATGTCAACGATGGAGGaacaaataaggaaaaaaaaaactaaggttGTGAGAAAGAAAGGAGATAAAGGGAAAAGCAGATTG AGGCATAGATTGGACATCGAATTATTGGAAAGCAGTAGAAATCCACTTTGTGGACATAAAGAAAATGCACAAACTCCTGTAATGGTTGATCAAGAAAGTGTACAACAAGAAATGATGGGGACACAAGAAAGT ATGCAACTAGAGATGGATGGGACATAG
- the LOC122307738 gene encoding uncharacterized protein LOC122307738, which produces MAANKFEEREQNIRGILDGSCRAPASCSCFKLLKPSFDEVNHHCSIGILPILLEEASFPERLNCPFHSSHGQDVCSISVLSDEGNNKQCASELAFLSFLEVSNPSKNQMCMDAKLNFKNCIDLQMKSADAIPPCIIDINNEKECSKTLESTDEVVESLKSEGVLTKLLRRQASFKIGGKLMQLLMNHGTSRDKSMTERAHDTPTNQWRKYKRAASFDSRKISFDSRRIVLLFSILSSLGTLVLIYLTLRVKQNGDGYVPV; this is translated from the exons ATGGCTGCGAATAAGTTCGAAGAG CGCGAACAAAACATCAGGGGCATCCTCGATGGAAGTTGCAGAGCACCTGCCAGCTGTTCCTGTTTCAAGCTACTGAAGCCAAGTTTTGATGAGGTCAACCATCACTGTTCTATAG GCATTCTGCCAATTCTTCTTGAGGAGGCTTCCTTTCCAGAAAGATTAAATTGTCCCTTTCACAGTTCTCAT GGCCAAGATGTCTGCAGCATTTCAGTGTTGTCTGATGAAGGCAACAATAAACAATGTGCTTCGGAGTTGGCGTTTCTAAGCTTCTTGGAAGTTTCTAATCCATCAAAAAATCAGATGTGCATGGATGCAAAATTGAATTTCAAGAACTGCATTGATTTGcaaatgaaaagtgctgatgctATTCCCCCTTGCATTATTGAcataaataatgaaaaagaatgTTCAAAAACACTTGAATCTACTGATGAAGTAGTGGAAAGTTTGAAAAGCGAGGGTGTGCTAACT AAGTTGTTGCGGAGACAGGCAAGCTTTAAAATAGGTGGAAAACTGATGCAACTTTTAATGAACCATGGCACTTCGAGAG ATAAATCAATGACTGAGAGGGCCCATGATACTCCAACTAATCAATGGAGAAAATATAAGCGTGCTGCCTCATTCGATTCAAGAAAGATCTCATTCGATTCAAGGAGGATCGTTCTCCTTTTTTCAATCTT gtCGAGTTTGGGAACATTGGTACTGATATATCTGACGCTGAGAGTCAAGCAGAATGGTGATGGTTATGTTCCTGTCTGA
- the LOC122307739 gene encoding ras-related protein RABH1e-like isoform X2 — protein MYLEDRTVRLQLWDTAGQERFRSLIPSYIRDSSVAVVVYDVANRQSFLNTNKWIEEVRTERGSDVIIVLVGNKTDLVDKRQVSIDEGDAKSREFGVMFIESSAKAGFNIKPLFRKIAAALPGMEALSSAKQEDMVDVNLKPTVNSSHTQQQGGGCSC, from the exons ATGTATCTTGAAGATCGGACAGTTCGTTTGCAGCTTTG GGACACTGCCGGACAAGAAAGATTTAGGAGTCTTATTCCAAGCTACATCAGAGATTCATCTGTTGCGGTAGTTGTCTATGATGTAGCAA ATAGGCAATCATTCCTGAATACTAATAAGTGGATTGAAGAGGTACGTACCGAACGGGGAAGTGATGTCATCATCGTCCTTGTCGGTAACAAAACCGATCTTGTTGATAAAAG GCAAGTTTCTATAGATGAAGGAGATGCCAAATCTCGTGAGTTTGGAGTCATGTTTATAGAAAGCAGCGCAAAAGCAGGATTCAACATCAAG CCTCTCTTCCGTAAGATTGCTGCTGCCTTGCCAGGGATGGAAGCCCTTTCTTCCGCCAAACAGGAAGACATGGTCGACGTAAATCTGAAGCCCACCGTTAATTCATCCCACACACAACAGCAAGGAGGAGGTTGCTCATGCTAG
- the LOC122307739 gene encoding ras-related protein RABH1e-like isoform X1, which produces MATVSPLAKYKLVFLGDQSVGKTSIITRFMYDKFDTTYQATIGIDFLSKTMYLEDRTVRLQLWDTAGQERFRSLIPSYIRDSSVAVVVYDVANRQSFLNTNKWIEEVRTERGSDVIIVLVGNKTDLVDKRQVSIDEGDAKSREFGVMFIESSAKAGFNIKPLFRKIAAALPGMEALSSAKQEDMVDVNLKPTVNSSHTQQQGGGCSC; this is translated from the exons ATGGCGACGGTGTCCCCTCTCGCCAAATACAAGCTGGTTTTCTTGGGCGATCAATCCGTTGGCAAAACCAGCATTATCACCCGCTTCATGTACGACAAATTCGATACAACCTACCAG GCTACCATTGGAATTGATTTTTTGTCAAAAACGATGTATCTTGAAGATCGGACAGTTCGTTTGCAGCTTTG GGACACTGCCGGACAAGAAAGATTTAGGAGTCTTATTCCAAGCTACATCAGAGATTCATCTGTTGCGGTAGTTGTCTATGATGTAGCAA ATAGGCAATCATTCCTGAATACTAATAAGTGGATTGAAGAGGTACGTACCGAACGGGGAAGTGATGTCATCATCGTCCTTGTCGGTAACAAAACCGATCTTGTTGATAAAAG GCAAGTTTCTATAGATGAAGGAGATGCCAAATCTCGTGAGTTTGGAGTCATGTTTATAGAAAGCAGCGCAAAAGCAGGATTCAACATCAAG CCTCTCTTCCGTAAGATTGCTGCTGCCTTGCCAGGGATGGAAGCCCTTTCTTCCGCCAAACAGGAAGACATGGTCGACGTAAATCTGAAGCCCACCGTTAATTCATCCCACACACAACAGCAAGGAGGAGGTTGCTCATGCTAG
- the LOC122306868 gene encoding 1-aminocyclopropane-1-carboxylate oxidase homolog 6-like: MADVAAGVTSTYDRMKEVKEFDESKVGVKGLADSGITSIPRFFVHPPETISDLKKPSQACTTKSIPVIDLAHLKYSPLERQKLVAEIKEATATWGFFQVINHGVPVSVLDETINAIRAFHDQPQEVRAKHYKRQDSQGVMYATNNDLYRAKAATWHDSLAVWLSPEKVRAKEEEIPEICRKEVLAWESHATKVAEALFELLSEGLGVEAGRFKELGFLGGKALVGHCYPYCPRPDLTLGITSHTDSGLTVLLQNQVAGLQVKHGDEWVNVKPIPGALTINIGDSIQIISNDNYISVEHRVLANPCKEPRISIVMFFKVGNRGDSEYFGPLEELVSAEKPRLYRKFTVQDLQKNFYSKGLDSKSIIEQFKLPREA; the protein is encoded by the exons ATGGCAGACGTCGCCGCTGGTGTTACTTCCACCTACGACCGTATGAAAGAAGTCAAGGAATTCGACGAATCCAAGGTGGGTGTCAAGGGACTCGCCGACTCCGGCATCACCTCAATCCCCCGCTTCTTCGTTCACCCACCGGAGACTATCTCCGACCTCAAGAAACCCTCTCAAGCTTGCACCACAAAAAGCATACCGGTAATCGATCTAGCCCATTTGAAGTACTCCCCCCTCGAACGACAGAAACTTGTTGCTGAAATCAAAGAAGCAACGGCCACATGGGGCTTCTTCCAAGTGATCAACCATGGCGTACCGGTCTCTGTCCTCGACGAAACGATAAACGCGATCAGAGCCTTCCACGACCAGCCTCAGGAGGTCAGGGCCAAGCACTATAAGCGTCAAGACTCGCAGGGAGTCATGTATGCGACCAACAACGACTTGTACCGAGCCAAGGCAGCCACCTGGCATGACTCGCTCGCGGTGTGGTTGTCGCCCGAGAAAGTACGAGCAAAGGAGGAGGAAATCCCGGAGATCTGTAGGAAAGAGGTGCTTGCATGGGAATCGCATGCAACAAAGGTGGCTGAGGCTTTGTTCGAGTTACTGTCTGAAGGGTTGGGAGTGGAGGCTGGAAGGTTCAAGGAGCTGGGGTTTTTGGGCGGTAAAGCGCTCGTGGGCCACTGCTATCCGTACTGTCCACGCCCAGATCTGACGTTGGGGATCACATCTCACACAGATTCCGGGTTGACGGTGTTGTTGCAGAACCAGGTGGCGGGATTGCAAGTAAAGCATGGCGATGAGTGGGTGAACGTGAAACCCATCCCTGGAGCTTTGACCATCAACATTGGCGACTCCATCCAa ATAATCTCCAACGACAATTACATAAGCGTGGAGCATCGTGTTTTGGCTAATCCATGCAAGGAGCCTCGAATCTCAATAGTGATGTTCTTTAAAGTGGGGAATCGAGGCGATTCTGAGTACTTTGGACCGCTGGAAGAACTAGTATCTGCAGAAAAACCGCGTCTTTACCGGAAATTCACAGTGCAGGACCTCCAAAAAAACTTTTACAGCAAGGGATTGGATAGCAAGTCAATCATTGAGCAATTTAAGCTACCGAGAGAAGCGTAA